A region of Lycium barbarum isolate Lr01 chromosome 3, ASM1917538v2, whole genome shotgun sequence DNA encodes the following proteins:
- the LOC132631481 gene encoding uncharacterized protein LOC132631481, with the protein MANGCKNLPEECWELIFNRLHHQSDLESFSLVCKQFLSLTNRLRVHLSVIDSTLLIHGTISKLIHRFLNLNSIDLSNFKGDLDPVLIDLANSVSYTSNLEQLDISGHKKLPVKGLKELGLKLKGLRVLKCSNLIVLRDTDLYVIAELFPFLEELDISYPGMDLDSGSRYSAHDVSNWTVTDSGVEVLSVNLSSLRKINVSGNHLISDRSLVALSMNCLNLEGVEVEDCALVTLKGILSLLRTCAALRWISMSEIHVARSSSDFECLATSSRSLQTLEVSNSFITDEFLFLVAKASLPLYRLSLSWCTYFTLSGISSLCCAYRTLKCLSLIEVDFLTDESMNDLSQYLQCLDTIDLSRCVRLTILTFFTLARNCPSLEEVNMENTSIGMKKDCFPNGVKNPRIRAVNLADNLSLDDDALTKVASMCPNMEILDVSSCTSLTEAGIASALAMCSQIRKLQFDDCPLTIRIGKGAELPNLEAISAAGSALNDEGLAMIGSRCSRLVKLNLENCKEVTAEGIQAMVKQCRSLREINLKKCPQVSINSLSSLVFSSPSLRRVIPPCCSAFSDGLRGFYLHHGCRVSSG; encoded by the coding sequence ATGGCTAATGGGTGCAAAAATTTGCCTGAAGAATGTTGGGAACTAATATTCAATCGTCTCCATCACCAATCTGACTTGGAATCATTTTCTTTGGTATGCAAACAGTTTCTTTCTCTCACAAATCGTCTACGTGTCCATTTATCTGTAATTGACTCAACTTTGCTCATCCATGGTACCATATCTAAACTCATTCACAGATTTTTGAATCTTAATTCTATTGATCTTAGTAATTTCAAAGGTGATCTTGATCCTGTTCTTATTGATCTTGCCAATTCTGTGTCCTATACATCCAATCTTGAACAACTTGATATCTCGGGTCACAAGAAATTACCCGTTAAGGGGTTGAAGGAATTGGGGTTAAAATTAAAGGGTTTGAGGGTTTTGAAATGTAGTAATCTCATTGTTTTACGTGACACTGATTTGTATGTTATAGCTGAGTTGTTTCCGTTTTTGGAAGAGCTTGATATTAGCTATCCAGGTATGGATTTGGATTCCGGTTCGAGATATAGTGCCCACGATGTTAGCAATTGGACTGTGACTGATTCTGGGGTTGAGGTTTTATCGGTGAATTTGAGTAGTTTGCGTAAAATCAATGTTTCTGGGAATCATTTGATTAGTGATAGGTCCCTTGTTGCACTTTCTATGAATTGCTTGAATTTAGAAGGCGTTGAGGTGGAGGATTGCGCTTTGGTTACGCTAAAAGGGATCCTTTCGTTACTGCGTACTTGTGCTGCTTTGAGATGGATTTCAATGTCCGAGATTCATGTTGCTCGATCAAGTTCTGATTTTGAATGTTTGGCTACTTCTAGCCGATCTTTACAGACACTTGAGGTTTCCAACTCTTTTATTACGGATGAATTCCTCTTCTTGGTGGCTAAGGCTTCTCTCCCGTTATATAGGCTTTCACTTAGTTGGTGTACGTATTTCACATTATCTGGTATATCTTCGTTGTGCTGTGCGTATCGGACGCTTAAGTGCTTATCTCTGATTGAAGTAGATTTTTTGACTGATGAGTCTATGAATGATTTATCCCAATATCTACAATGCCTTGATACCATTGATCTCAGCCGTTGTGTGAGATTGACCATCTTGACGTTCTTCACACTTGCAAGAAATTGCCCTTCACTAGAAGAAGTTAACATGGAAAATACTAGTATTGGGATGAAGAAGGATTGTTTTCCTAATGGTGTGAAGAACCCGAGAATAAGGGCTGTTAATTTGGCAGATAACTTGTCCCTGGATGACGACGCTCTCACAAAAGTTGCTTCAATGTGCCCCAACATGGAGATTCTTGATGTGTCATCGTGTACTAGTCTTACTGAGGCTGGTATTGCTTCTGCTCTTGCGATGTGCAGTCAGATAAGGAAGTTGCAATTTGATGACTGTCCATTGACTATACGTATCGGAAAAGGTGCAGAATTGCCTAATCTTGAGGCTATTAGTGCAGCTGGTTCAGCATTAAATGATGAAGGCCTGGCCATGATTGGGAGCAGATGTTCTCGCCTGGTGAAATTAAACTTGGAGAACTGTAAAGAAGTGACAGCAGAAGGCATACAGGCAATGGTGAAACAGTGTAGATCATTGAGAGAGATAAACTTGAAAAAGTGTCCTCAAGTTAGTATCAATTCTCTAAGTAGTTTGGTGTTTTCGTCTCCATCACTAAGGAGAGTTATTCCACCCTGTTGCTCTGCTTTTAGTGATGGCTTGAGGGGATTTTACTTGCACCACGGATGTCGAGTGTCCTCAGGCTAG